One segment of Pelecanus crispus isolate bPelCri1 chromosome 2, bPelCri1.pri, whole genome shotgun sequence DNA contains the following:
- the CCK gene encoding cholecystokinin, protein MYSGICICVFLAVLSASSFGQQTVGSHNGNPLAAELEQSLTEHHRHVRAPSSAGPLKSVPRLDGSMDQRANIGALLAKYLQQARKGPTGRLSVMGNRVQSIDPTHRINDRDYMGWMDFGRRSAEEYEYSS, encoded by the exons ATGTACAGCGGTATATGCATCTGCGTGTTCCTTGCTGTGCTCTCGGCGAGCTCTTTCGGACAGCAAACTGTGGGCTCGCACAATGGGAATCCGCTGGCTGCTGAGCTTGAGCAGAGCTTGACAGAGCATCACCGGCACGTCCGTGCCCCATCGTCTGCTGGCCCGCTGAAATCTGTGCCGCGGCTGGATGGAAGCATGGACCAGAGAGCTAACATCGGCGCTTTGTTGGCCAAGTATCTCCAGCAAGCCAGAAAAG gTCCCACTGGAAGGCTGTCAGTTATGGGAAACAGAGTACAGAGCATTGATCCTACACACAGGATAAATGACAGAGACTACATGGGCTGGATGGATTTTGGACGCCGCAGTGCTGAAGAATACGAATACTCCTCCTAA